The DNA region GGCGCGGGACCTCGCCTTGAAGGCCGCCTTGCGGGCCTCCTTCGCCGAGGGCTTGTCGGGGTGGAGGCGGCCCATCGCGTCCAGGACGTCGGCGGTGGCCGGGTGGTCGACGCGCCAGGCCGCTTCGAAGAAGCCGCCGTGGCCGGCGGTGAGGCCCTGGATGAGGTCCTGGAGTTCCTCGGGGTCGCCCTCCGCGTCGAGGTGGGCGGCGATCGTGTCGACGGCGAGCCAGAAGATCATGGACTCGGGCGGCGCCGGGATGTCGGCGGCGCCGCGCTCGGCGAGCCAGACACGGGCGAGGCCGCCGAGTTCGCGGTCGTCGAGGACCTCGCGGACGGCCGGCTCCGCGTCGGGGCCGACGAGGGAGAGGGCCTGCTGGGCGTGGAGCCGGCGCAGCGGGGCACCCGGGTCGGAGCCGCGGGCGGCGTCGAGGAGTTCGCGCGCGGCGGCCGGCGCCTCGCGCCCGGCGAGCCAGCCGGTGGTCTCGGCCCGGGCGGCCTCCTGCGGGTAGTGGGCGATGCCGTCGAGGAGCACCTCGGCGCCCTTGTCAGCGAGTTCGCCGACCGCGGGCACCACGAGCCCGGCCTCCAGCATGCGGGCGCGCACCCCGTACAGCCCGAGCGGCGTGAGCCGGACCATGCCGTACCGGCTGACGTCCTCCTCGTCGAACGGCACCTCCGACGCGGCCCCCTCGGCCCCCGCCTCCACCATCAGCGCCTCGTCGACCGGCGCGTACGCGACGAGGCCGATCGGCTCCAGGATCCGGAACTGCTCGTCGAGCCGCATCATCGCGTCGGAGACCTGCTCCAGGACGTCGTCGGTCGGCTCCCCCATGTCGTCGGGGACGACCATCGACGCGGCGAGCGCGGGCAGCGGCACCGGACCCTCGCCCGGGCCGCCCTCGCTGACGGTCAGCAGATAGAGGTTGCCGAGGACGCCCTCCAGGAAGTCCGCCTCGCCCTCCGGGTCCCAGTCCAGCGTCTCGAAGTCGATGGTGCCGTCCTCGCCGACCAGCGCCTCCAGGTCGTCCACGTACGGCGCGGTGGCGTCGGCGAAGACGGTCTCCAGGGCGTCGAGCCAGATGGACAGGACGTCGTGCGGCGAGCCGCCGGTGAGCAGCGCCAGGTTCGCGCCGGGCCGGGCCGTCCCGGCGTCACCGTCCGCCGAGTCGTCCGAGCCCTCCGAGCCCGTGTCATCCGCCGGGTCCTCGACCTCCACCAGACCGGTGTCGACCGCGACCCGCCACGCCTCGCTCGCGTACGCCTCGCCGTCCTCGTCGTCGGCCAGGCCGAGCAACTCCGCCGCGGCGGGCAGCTGCTCGTCGACGAGCTCGCCGCCCGCGCCCACCCGGGTGTCCGGGCCGGCCCAGCGGGCGAGCCGGACGGCGCGGGTGAGGAGAGGGGCCGCCAGGGCGTCCCGCGCGAGTTCCGCGTCCGCGCGCAGCCGAACGGGGGGAAGGGTCGGGCGGTCCGGTGCCATCTCGGGTGTTCTCCTCGGCGGGGTGTACGGGCGGTGTGCGGGCGGTGTTTCGGGCAGCGTTCCGGTGCTGCTTCGGGCGGCCTTCAGCGTAGACGCATTCCGGGGGCGGTCCGTCGGTTCATGCGGGCGTCAGCCTTCGTACACCCGTCGACCCTTGACAAGACAACGGCTCTCCAAGGAAATTGACGCGCGTAGATCGTTCGACCGTTCGTCCAAACCCTCACGGAGCACCTTGATGTCTTCCTCCATACCGAGATCGGCCGCCGTCGCCGCCGTCGTCTCCGCCGCTCTCGCCGCCGGTCTGCTCGGCGGCTCGGCCGCCGCGGCCGACGGGGCGGCCACCGCGACCCCCGTCCGGATCCACGACATCCAGGGCACCACCCGCGTCTCGCCGCTGGCCGGCAAGCCGGTCACCGGCGTGACCGGCGTCGTCACCGGCGTGCGCACCTACGGCTCGCGCGGCTTCTGGATGCAGGACCCGCAGGCGGACGACAACCCGGCCACGAGCGAGGGCATCTTCGTCTTCACCAGTTCGGTGCCGACCGTGGCCGTCGGCGACGCCGTGAGCGTCAACGGCTCGGTCACCGAGTACGTCCCGGGCGGTCTGAACTCGGGCAACCAGTCGATGACCCAGATCTCCAAGCCGGTGATCACCGTCCTGTCCCGGGGCAACCAGGTCCCGGCCCCGGTCACCGTCTGGTCCGGCTCCGTCCCCGGCGCGTACGCCCCCGAGGGCGACCCGGCGGCCGGCGGCTCGATCAACGGGCTCACCCTGGACCCGGAGAAGTACGCCCTGGACTACTACGAGTCCCTGGAGGGCACCAACGTCCGGATCGGCTCCTCGCGCGTGGTCGGCGCGACCGACCCGTACAACGAGCTGTGGGTGACGGTGAAGCCGTTCGAGAACGACAACCGCCGCGGCGGCACGGTCTACGGCTCGTACGACTCCCAGAACACCGGCCGACTGCAGATCCAGCAGCTCGCCCCGGTCGCCCAGCAGCCCTTCCCCAAGCTGAACGTCGGCGACTGGCTGGCCGGCAGCACCGAGGGTCCGCTGGACTTCAACCAGTACGGCGGCTACACCCTGGTCGCCAACACGCTCGGCCGGAGCGTGGACCTGGGCCTGGAGCGGGAGGTGACCGAACGCCAGCACAAGAACGAGCTGGCCGTCGCCACGTACAACGTGGAGAACCTCGACCCGTCCGACCCGCAGACGAAGTTCGACGCGCTCGCGAAGGCGGTCGTGGAGAACCTGGCCTCCCCCGACATCGTCGCCCTGGAGGAGATCCAGGACGACAACGGCGCCAAGAACGACGGCACGGTGACGGCCGGCGAGACGCTGAAGAAGTTCACCGCGGCGATCGCGGCGGCCGGCGGTCCGGCGTACGAGTGGCGCTCGATCGACCCGGAGAACCTCAAGGACGGCGGCGAGCCCGGCGGCAACATCCGTCAGGTCTTCCTCTTCAACCCCGCGCGGGTCTCCTTCGTGGACCGCCCGGGCGGCGACGCGACCACCGCCACCGCGGTGACCGGCACCAAGGGCGACGCGCACCTGACCGTCTCCCCTGGCCGGATCGACCCGTCGAACGCCGCGTGGGAGGACAGCCGCAAGCCGCTCGCGGGCGAGTTCCGCTTCCGCGGCCGGACGGTCATCGTGGTCGCCAACCACTTCGGCTCCAAGGGCGGCGACGAGTCGATCGTCTCGCACCACCAGCCGCCGACCCGTTCCTCCGAGGTCAAGCGGCTGCTCCAGGGCCAGGCCGTCAACGCCTTCGTCAAGGACGTCCTGGCGGTCGACAAGCAGGCGGACGTGCTCGTCGTCGGCGACATCAACGACTTCGAGTTCTCCGGCGCCACGCAGGCGCTGACCGCGGGCGGCGCGCTGTACCCGGCCGTCAAGTCCCTGCCGGTGAGCGAGCGCTACTCGTACGTCTACCAGGGCAACAGCCAGGTCCTCGACCAGATCCTGACCAGCCCCGGGGTGCACCACTTCGAGTACGACAGCGTGCACATCAACGCCGAGTTCGCCGACCAGAACAGCGACCACGACCCGCAGGTGCTGCGCTTCCGTCCCTGATCTCGCATGCGCACGGGTGTGCGAGACTGCGGCCGTGATCGTGCTGCGTCCCGCCACCCGTGCCGAGCTGCCCGCCGTCCTCGCGCTCCTCGCCGACGAGGAGCGGGTGACCGACCCGGCCTCGGTGACCGTGACCGCCGCCCACGAGCGGGCGTTCGCGGACATCGAGGCCGACGCGCGCAACGAGCTGCTGGTCCTTGTGGACGAGCAGGGTCTCGTCCTCGGCTGTCTCCAGGCCACCTACATCCCCGGCCTCGGCAAGGGCGGCGCCGAGCGCGCCCTGATCGAGGCGGTCCGGATCCGGGCCGACCGGCGCGGCGGCGGACTCGGCCGGACGCTGATGGACGCAGCCATCGACCGGGCGAGGGCCCGCGGCTGCGCGCTCGTCCAGCTGACCAGCAACAAGTCCCGGACCGACGCCCACCGCTTCTACGCCTCGCTGGGCTTCGCCCGCAGCCACGACGGCTTCAAGCTCGCGCTCTGAGCACGCGGAGCGGCCCGCCGCCTCTTCCCGGGGCGACGGGCCGTCTCAGAGCAGCAGCCGGGATCAGTTGTGGCTGTGCAGGATCTCGTTCAGACCGCCCCAGACCGCGTTGTTCGGGCGGGCCTCGACGGCGCCGGTGACCGAGTTGCGGCGGAAGAGGATGTTGTTGGCGCCGGAGAGGTCCCGGGCCTTGACGATCTCGCCGTCGGGCATGGTGACCCGGGTGCCGGCGGTGACGTACAGACCGGCCTCGACGACGCACTCGTCGCCGAGCGCGATGCCGACGCCCGCCTCGGCGCCGATCAGGCAGCGCTCGCCGATGGAGATGATCACGTTGCCGCCGCCGGACAGGGTGCCCATGGTGGAGGCACCGCCGCCGATGTCGGAGCCGTCGCCGACGACGACGCCGGCGGAGATCCGGCCCTCGACCATGGAGGTGCCGAGCGTGCCGGCGTTGAAGTTGACGAAGCCCTCGTGCATGACGGTGGTGCCGGCGGCGAGGTGGGCGCCGAGGCGGACCCGGTCGGCGTCGGCGATGCGGACGCCGGCGGGCACGACGTAGTCGGTCATGCGGGGGAACTTGTCGATCGAGGTCACCTGGAGGTGCAGACCCTCGGCGCGGGCGTTGAGCCGCACCTTCTCGATGTCGTCGACGGCGACCGGGCCGAGCGAGGTCCAGGCGACGTTGGCGAGCAGGCCGAAGATGCCGTCGAGGCTCTGGCCGTGCGGCTGCACGAGGCGGCTGCTCAGCAGGTGCAGCCGCAGGTAGGCGTCGTGGGCGTCGAGCGGCTTGTCGTCGAGCGAGGCGATGACCGTGCGCACGGCGACCACCTCGACACCGCGGCGGGCGTCCACGCCGAGGGCCTTGGCGGCGCCCTCGCCGAGGGCGCTGACGGCCGCGTCGGCGTCCAGGCGCTCGGTGCCGGCCGGGCCGGGGGCGTCGATCAGCTCGGGGGCGGGGAACCAGGTGTCGAGAACGGTGCCGTCGCCGGCGATGGTGGCGAGGCCGGCGGCGACGGCGCCGGTGGAGCGGGGAGCAGTGGTCATGACGGAAAACCTAACGGTCGGGCCCCCGCGCGGGCCAACCGGTCTCAGGTGCCGGTCGGGCCGTCCGTGCCTT from Streptomyces fradiae includes:
- a CDS encoding endonuclease/exonuclease/phosphatase family protein; translated protein: MSSSIPRSAAVAAVVSAALAAGLLGGSAAAADGAATATPVRIHDIQGTTRVSPLAGKPVTGVTGVVTGVRTYGSRGFWMQDPQADDNPATSEGIFVFTSSVPTVAVGDAVSVNGSVTEYVPGGLNSGNQSMTQISKPVITVLSRGNQVPAPVTVWSGSVPGAYAPEGDPAAGGSINGLTLDPEKYALDYYESLEGTNVRIGSSRVVGATDPYNELWVTVKPFENDNRRGGTVYGSYDSQNTGRLQIQQLAPVAQQPFPKLNVGDWLAGSTEGPLDFNQYGGYTLVANTLGRSVDLGLEREVTERQHKNELAVATYNVENLDPSDPQTKFDALAKAVVENLASPDIVALEEIQDDNGAKNDGTVTAGETLKKFTAAIAAAGGPAYEWRSIDPENLKDGGEPGGNIRQVFLFNPARVSFVDRPGGDATTATAVTGTKGDAHLTVSPGRIDPSNAAWEDSRKPLAGEFRFRGRTVIVVANHFGSKGGDESIVSHHQPPTRSSEVKRLLQGQAVNAFVKDVLAVDKQADVLVVGDINDFEFSGATQALTAGGALYPAVKSLPVSERYSYVYQGNSQVLDQILTSPGVHHFEYDSVHINAEFADQNSDHDPQVLRFRP
- a CDS encoding N-acetyltransferase family protein, producing MVLRPATRAELPAVLALLADEERVTDPASVTVTAAHERAFADIEADARNELLVLVDEQGLVLGCLQATYIPGLGKGGAERALIEAVRIRADRRGGGLGRTLMDAAIDRARARGCALVQLTSNKSRTDAHRFYASLGFARSHDGFKLAL
- the dapD gene encoding 2,3,4,5-tetrahydropyridine-2,6-dicarboxylate N-succinyltransferase, encoding MTTAPRSTGAVAAGLATIAGDGTVLDTWFPAPELIDAPGPAGTERLDADAAVSALGEGAAKALGVDARRGVEVVAVRTVIASLDDKPLDAHDAYLRLHLLSSRLVQPHGQSLDGIFGLLANVAWTSLGPVAVDDIEKVRLNARAEGLHLQVTSIDKFPRMTDYVVPAGVRIADADRVRLGAHLAAGTTVMHEGFVNFNAGTLGTSMVEGRISAGVVVGDGSDIGGGASTMGTLSGGGNVIISIGERCLIGAEAGVGIALGDECVVEAGLYVTAGTRVTMPDGEIVKARDLSGANNILFRRNSVTGAVEARPNNAVWGGLNEILHSHN